The following DNA comes from Anopheles coustani chromosome 2, idAnoCousDA_361_x.2, whole genome shotgun sequence.
tcaTAAAGTGGCTATTTCAACCATTATTTCAAACTGAGACCAAGGTATTTGAGGCTTGTTCAATAAACCCTTGTCATAAGGTGAATGTGTTGATCTTGTCAACAACGCTGCTGCCAGTTTCGTTCaaggctgattcgcacgtcggcaagtggcaagtgcaagtggcaagttgccGCGTACCTACCCTGTGCGAATCAGGACCAAGCAAgtggcaagtggcaagtagctacttgccaGTGGAATAGAACCGAGTCTATTTTTCAGGCAAGTAGGTGGATGTATTGGTTGACAACTCGTGTAAATACAAgatgtcaaacaaaaactgtttcattttcgtgaTTTGTTTAGGACAATTTTCGACTAATGTTcgagaaatattatttgatcGTATCGTtgatcaatatttttatttattgatgatgaaataatggtaaaataaaatttaatcgttATTGTGTACTTGTGTGAGTGATCTAGTTACCGGCAAGTACTTGCCTGCAGTGCGAAcggctacttgccacttgcctgcttacttgccacttgcacttgccgacgtgcgaatcagccttCACAGAaagtgatggggaaactgaattcctgcagggattcgaatccaaatccattctgagatccgaatcccaatccgtcatatcatgcgTGCTTAAAACTAAGTAGCCTGGAAAATCTCACTTTCGTTAAAATTGAGCGgcttgaaaagacctttctTTTGGGGAGTAAAACgtgaaaatcggttcaaaGAATCAAAAGTCATAAACAAATTGGTAAATTTTTGCCTAAATGGCCAATCGAAATATTGAGCACCTTGTTCCGTTGGAACAGGTAGATTGCCGTCTCTTTTCCACAAAATTAACTTTCTTAACAACTAGAAAATATGGAAAGATCTATTGTAACACAAAGTTGTGTGTCTTgagcagacctttcatttCGGGAGTaacatgtacaaatcggttcaCCAATTCTAAAgtttgttatttcagcagaaaataccagGTTGTGttgcaaggtgtataaatatagaaggtgactttatgtcgctttggaaggggtgccatatttgagaagagttatgtcaaaagcctaatccttttccgatacccccccctcaaaacccatatgaataccccagaagtgttatgtcaagtcgtgaaatgtcattttacactggacgacttcaccttctaatttatacaccttggttgTGTTGAATCTTTCGTAACGAACGCTTCGATTGATGATCCCTTTTGGATTGAATCTTCGGAATCCTGATTCGCAGAATGCCATCACTAGTTCTGTCAAGTTTAAGGTGGGAAAATTGTTCCGATTCGGCTGTGGTCGATGAAAACAACGCAAACAATTGTAATACAAATCGATTGATCTTTAATTCAGTGTACAGGAAATATACTTGCTATTGTCCGTTCGGTTTCATTTCTACATTAGTTTGAAAATATGGCACTAAACGCTCTGTGCAGAACTTGCACTGGTGAACAATCGATGGACCAGCTtgtgaatatttttgaaaccaATTATCAAGATGAGACCATTGCAGAAATGATCGTCGAACTAACAGGACTGACGGTAAGGTTTTTGAAAGCTTCTAGAATGCGAAAGACTTGATTTGGGCTATATCTTCTGCTTGAACCCAGGTGGAGGACGATAACAGTTTGCCCAGTTTCTGCTGTATACAGTGCCAATTGGACCTCATCGACGCCGTAGCTTTTCGTCGCAAATGCATCGCATCGGAGAAGCTTATACAAGAGCACCTAAGTCAACAAAACTGCACGTAAGTATTAATGTACTAATGAAAGTTTGTCCAATCAATCCCAGTAACGATAACTACACCTTTTAGACAAATACTTCAGCTGGACGCTTTAGACACAGCGTCCGAAAAAAGTGTGGAGGACGATGTTGAACAAGAAACCGTTCAAATTTCCGGCATTGAAAGTTACATTGCGTTAATTGAAGATATAGAAATTGATCACTACGAAGAACAGTTAGATAGTCCTTCATGTGTGAGTGAAACTGAACAGGCTTCGCCCGTCTCAATCAATGAGGACGATGTTGCAAATGATACAGGCACATCTTTTAACACAACCAAACCATCGGACCATAGCCTACTAAATCACAAATGCTGTGGGTGTTCTGCAAGCTTTGAAACTGAACAGGATTTGATGGAGCATTCGCAATTAACACACGCTCTCAATCCACCATCACCGGACCCAACGAGACCATTCCAGTGCAACATTTGCTACTGCTCTAGAAGAACAGAACGGGGTATAGAGCAGCATCGTAAAGTGCTGCAGCATCTGTGGATGAAAAAGTCCTCGATTGGCGCACAGATAGCAAGTGATGCCGCAAACAACTCTACAGCAAATAGTGTTGAGAATGAAGGATTCGAAGCTCATGGTAAAGAAATGCAAACCAATCCAAGCATCGACGACAGTTACACCGAGGAATTGATCGACAATGGATCAACCGACGTAGGGTGTTACGTGGTGTCATCGGCACCGGATGATCTTAAATTCAGCTGCTGCGGATGTACCCTCTCCTTCGGGACCGAGAATGAATTGATGGAACATTCCGATTCGATACATGCACCAAATGCGCCCCCGCcacacaaaaccaaaccagtgCAGTGCAACGTTTGCTATAGCTGGTATTCATCCGAGCGGTCTTGCCGGGACCATCAGGTCTACATGGGCAACCGTCAGTTTATGTGTCCGGTGTGTGGTATGCGCTTTGGCCGAACTTCTTCGCTACTGCGACATAAAAGCACACACGATAAAATACCGGACGAGGTGGAAGCGAGTCAGGTTGTTGAACCCGAGCTACTGGATGATCTACAGTTTAGCTGCTGCGGATGTATGCTCTGCTTCGAAACCGAGAATGAATTGATGGAACATTCCGTTTCGGTTCATGCACCAAATGCGCCACCGGAAGACGACAACAAGCCAGTGCAGTGCAACGTTTGCTATAGCTGGTATTCATCCGAACGGTCGTGTCGGGATCATCAGGTCTACATGGGCAACCGTCGGTTTGCGTGTACGATATGTGGCCAGCGCTTCGGTCGTGCTTCGGCCCTCGTACGCCATCGAAATACGCACGAAAAGGCACTCATATTTTCGTGCAAATATTGTGGAAAACTGTTTCCCAGCACGTACAAAAAGTTGAGCCACGAAAAACGGGAGCATGAGAACCCGCTCGTAAAGGGTACCGATACTGAATCGGCCggcgaagaacaaaaaaaaccacttATCTTTTCGTGCAAATATtgtgaaaaaatgtttgccaaCGCGTACAGCAGGATGAGCCACGAAAAACGGGAGCATGAAAATCCGCCCGTAAAGGATGCCGAAGCCGACTCGACCG
Coding sequences within:
- the LOC131267141 gene encoding zinc finger protein 595-like; translation: MALNALCRTCTGEQSMDQLVNIFETNYQDETIAEMIVELTGLTVEDDNSLPSFCCIQCQLDLIDAVAFRRKCIASEKLIQEHLSQQNCTQILQLDALDTASEKSVEDDVEQETVQISGIESYIALIEDIEIDHYEEQLDSPSCVSETEQASPVSINEDDVANDTGTSFNTTKPSDHSLLNHKCCGCSASFETEQDLMEHSQLTHALNPPSPDPTRPFQCNICYCSRRTERGIEQHRKVLQHLWMKKSSIGAQIASDAANNSTANSVENEGFEAHGKEMQTNPSIDDSYTEELIDNGSTDVGCYVVSSAPDDLKFSCCGCTLSFGTENELMEHSDSIHAPNAPPPHKTKPVQCNVCYSWYSSERSCRDHQVYMGNRQFMCPVCGMRFGRTSSLLRHKSTHDKIPDEVEASQVVEPELLDDLQFSCCGCMLCFETENELMEHSVSVHAPNAPPEDDNKPVQCNVCYSWYSSERSCRDHQVYMGNRRFACTICGQRFGRASALVRHRNTHEKALIFSCKYCGKLFPSTYKKLSHEKREHENPLVKGTDTESAGEEQKKPLIFSCKYCEKMFANAYSRMSHEKREHENPPVKDAEADSTGEDSKKQTCCGCSETFDSEHELMVHAGTVHAPNAPPDDDAKPARCNICYRCYKSDSAVRVHQRCMRMRSLQCATCGKSFATRSHLLAHENVHTQALIYACAHCDEKFANKTAKQKHIARKHGPPVAPTKHLCLTCGKAFNSIFYLRDHLKLHADEMPYSCHCGAKFKLEKYLKRHMQIHSGKYTCQFCTLAYRCASMLRDHENRHTGNKEFPCDLCSKRFYGKADVAKHRAYVHFKRGKLRKASS